Proteins co-encoded in one Dreissena polymorpha isolate Duluth1 chromosome 12, UMN_Dpol_1.0, whole genome shotgun sequence genomic window:
- the LOC127853525 gene encoding oxygen-dependent coproporphyrinogen-III oxidase-like, with amino-acid sequence MLVHIRRTFANARVVRHLSTFARSEFGKKAKPWRWVMTGVAGTSLTMVALYSGMRPRGVLAATLLDNKDWMSSPITDPKEMEKNPDLMRIKMEMMIMDIQRVFCRALEAEEDGKKFQVDKWSRKEGGGGITCVLQDGRVFEKAGVNISVVTGNLPQQAVQQMKSRGKTLSGKNLPFFATGISSVIHPRNPNVPTVHFNYRYFEVTDEEGKKHWWFGGGTDLTPYYLDDADVEHFHKTLKQACDKHSTSYYPDFKKWCDSYFLIPHRGETRGVGGIFFDDLEDGDQEDLFKFVSDCAAAVTPSYLPLVKKNKDKAYGYKDRRWQLLRRGRYVEFNLIYDRGTKFGLNTPGARYESILMSLPLNASWEYCHKPEPGSEEARLTEVLQNPRDWV; translated from the exons ATGTTGGTCCACATTAGAAGAACTTTCGCCAATGCAAGAGTTGTTAGGCATCTCTCTACATTTGCTCGTTCAGAGTTTGGAAAGAAAGCCAAACCATGGAG ATGGGTGATGACAGGCGTGGCAGGCACATCTCTGACCATGGTGGCATTGTACAGTGGTATGAGACCCCGGGGCGTGCTGGCAGCAACTTTACTGGACAACAAGGACTGGATGTCTTCCCCCATCACTGACCCTAAAGAAATGGAGAag AATCCGGACCTAATGAGAATCAAAATGGAGATGATGATAATGGATATTCAG CGTGTGTTCTGCAGGGCTCTTGAGGCAGAGGAAGATGGGAAGAAATTTCAGGTGGATAAATGGTCCCGAAAAGAG ggAGGTGGAGGTATTACCTGCGTGTTACAAGATGGTCGCGTGTTTGAAAAAGCTGGTGTCAACATCTCTGTTGTCACTGGCAACCTGCCCCAACAGGCTGTTCAACAGATGAAGTCAAG GGGAAAGACACTTTCAGGGAAAAATTTGCCCTTCTTTGCCACAGGAATCAGTAGTGTTATTCACCCT AGGAACCCCAACGTTCCGACGGTGCATTTCAACTATCGCTACTTTGAGGTGACCGATGAGGAGGGAAAGAAGCACTGGTGGTTTGGAGGGGGCACCGACCTCACGCCCTACTATCTGGATGACGCT GATGTGGAGCATTTCCACAAGACCCTGAAGCAAGCCTGTGACAAGCACAGTACAAGCTACTACCCGGACTTCAAGAAGTGGTGTGACTCGTACTTCTTAATTCCGCACAGAG GTGAGACCAGGGGCGTGGGTGGAATATTCTTTGATGATCTGGAAGACGGGGACCAAGAGGATCTCTTCAAGTTTGTATCA GATTGTGCAGCCGCCGTTACCCCTTCATATCTTCCACTTGTGAAGAAAAACAAAGATAAAGCATATGGATATAAAGACAG ACGCTGGCAGTTACTGAGAAGAGGTCGGTACGTGGAGTTCAACCTTATCTATGACAGAGGCACCAAGTTCGGCCTGAACACACCTGGGGCCAGATACGAGAGCATCCTTATGTCCCTTCCACTAAATGCT AGCTGGGAGTATTGTCACAAGCCCGAGCCCGGCTCAGAGGAGGCCCGACTGACAGAGGTATTACAGAACCCCCGGGACTGGGTGTAG